In Sesamum indicum cultivar Zhongzhi No. 13 linkage group LG1, S_indicum_v1.0, whole genome shotgun sequence, the sequence ACTTAACAAACTGACCGCGTGATCTAAACTCCACTTTACAAGATTCCTTTCCCTGGCCCCACTTTTACCCTTACCCTCCCTCCACTccacattattatatatatatataataaatatttttttatattataaaataaattatataattataaatatttattattttttaaaataactatctttctatatataattgtcacaagagaatatttatttgttagataattattaaattaaggtattttataatttttttcaagaaaaagggGTATAGCTAATTTTGGAGGAGTCtgttataattgattatgtattataaataaaaataaaatataaaaattaatgcttatatttttaaaaaatattaatttaagggTATTATTTATGTGCCAAAAACGTTAACATAGAGGTAGCATTGATCGACATATATGAGTGAAATATACAATTACagcttttttcaaaatatttaaaataaaatcaattaaattaaaataaataaaaaagaaaggaacacTTTGCGTTGAAGTAATGAagcatgaaaaattaaaataagaatgtaAGAGTTGGAAGGATTTTAGTGACAAAAACCCCAAAATGTGTTGGTATGCAGAAATCAGGAGACGccatttcatcatcatcatcatcatcattcgtattataatataacaatacataattaaattagttacctctttcatttaatttcatctTCATTCACCAATCAATTCGTATCAcatcttaaataatttatactttatgGGTATAATcctaattttgtataaaaaagattattttaccctttaaatacttcaaaattgcaattttactTAGAAGACCCGCCCCTTTTTAATGGGTTTGGGTCGTTACTCGGATCGGGTTCAGCGACCGGCCTCCGACAACCCGAGACACGTGGCGGACAGCGATTGGATGACATGAGCCCCCTTTGTACAGTACAAATATCCCGTACTCGGTGCATTTATGGTACAccatttttactaatatctttatttagattattttagtcattgtttctaaaaaaatagccTCAAATTAACTAGGAAgcggtgtgattatttattcataatataagggttattttttatattaaaaatttgataagaaaaatttgatatttttacatatcacAGAgagtcaaaataaattgaatccaatataaatatgtgGATGTGTGTAAATGggttttacaaataaaaatcccAGGAAATTAAGATTAGGGAGCCATTAGAGACTTGGTATGGGGCAAGCCCAAGTAATAGAATGGGCTAAACTTTTTGGATATATGATGTAGAAAAGAAGGGTAAGTTGCATGATGTAGGaatcaaaatactaaattGACCTTGCATGATGTCCCCTTATGAAAAGGTATTTGTTACTATATTTAATCATAGGAATTAAGAAAAGTGAGAATGGTTTTagattttttagaataatgtGTATAACTAggtacaacatatatatagtcgAGTCATTTGGTGTATTCATTTTGAgatagtattaaatatataaatcctAAAACGCCATATATATGTGATCAGACGTCATGCATATGCTATCCATCAGAATTAATGGATTGGCTTCAAAAACCCTCAATTTAGTTCTTCAGGAAAGACTATATATTGTACGTACActgcaataaaaaataggtATAATTACCCTAATTTTTCTGATATTTAGtgtagttatatataatttttttgtaattaaaaattttatatttaatactttttatattgtttttgtctaacaaataaatccccgTTAATTTACAtcacattatataataaaacattgACACATATTCACgaagttaataataaaatttacattagaCTAATGTGactatataattcaaatagtTTGACATTTTTGACGCCGTGAGCCCATATGAATTATCAATTACACCTCACcattttacttaatatatgTACACACATTCACAAACactcaaacatatatatatatatatatatatatatagagagagagagagagagagagagagagagagcaaacACACACAAGATCACATGATCAGTGCGCTCTTTCTTCTTGTCttgtgaataattaataataataataatggggATGAGGAAATGCTCAGAGTGTGGGAGAAGTGGTCACAATTCAAGAACTTGCAGACTTAGGGTTTTGGGAACTAGTCATCAGCTGTTTGGTGTGGAGTTAGTACTCAGTAATagtaagtaataataatactcATCATCATCTTGGTATTAGTTTAGTCCTCATCATCATAAACCTACCACTACTAATGCTTATATTTCGAGGAAAAAGGGTACGTGTGATAGCCATTTCTGCAGCAGCTTGGGAAAGGCGACTGGAGAGGGATTTCCACAACTTCTACTCAACTTGCTACCCATCCACAAAACTATTTTCTTCCTCAAAATAAtcccaatcaaaattttgtgggTAGCACCTTTTCTGGCATTCCCACTTCTTCCCTACCAAAACATATCCTATAGCCATATATAACACATACATAGAGAGGGAGCATGGGAGAGATTCTCCTAATGCTCCACTTACTATCCATCTATTACATTCATATCTGCAGCCAAGGGCCAAAAAAGTTACATCATAATTTGGGCATCTTGGACTATAAATGCAAGAAGTTAAAAACTTCTTGTTTACAAGCAAATGAGCCGTTGGTCTTGGTAATCTCAGCATTTGTACAGCATTAGGTTCATGAAGTAAATGTAGGTGATACATAACAAAACTCTACAAGTTGACGATACATAAATGGTTAAAATGACAATGTGAAAAGGATTTGTCTCGATTAGCTGAAGACTATTTTACAAGAATGGAAAGAATACAAAAGGAAATCACAATACCAGTAGCATTATCCCGACTCAAGGTGATGCTTCGGATTGTTAGCAGCTCTAGCAGTTAGACTAACTCCTAGCAAGTCTTCAGGTTTGTACTTGTTTGTCTTTCTCTACTTGGACTTATAAGAGAGATTGTATGGATGCGCTGCTAGAAGAACACATAAAAAGTCGTTGAACTAATCAACCTTTCGtccaattatatttacacatcAAAAACTTTCAGAGGGTAAAATGTATGGTTCATTGTATTGTCATCCTTCATGCAGCAACAGATCCTTCGATATAAGAGCAATTCTCTGTTTAGCACTATCTGTACGGAGATTTTCACCTCTAAATCCCAGCTGGAGTCAGAACCATAGAgaaataacatattaaaaaacaagCATAGGTAAATTGAAAGATTCCGTTAGAGccaaatagaaaattcaacgTTAAGGAACCTGTGTAGAGTGTGATGATTACCTCAGTTTGACTGTCGGGTGAGAACCATCTTAAAAGCACGCCAAGGTGCACAACAGCTGGTATTAACTTGAAAAGCAATGGAGTGGTTACCTGCGGAAAAATATAGTTCTCAATGCTCAAACTTTGTTATATTGAAAGAACATTGGCCTTTTGCCAGACTTGAATGTCTTGGATTGACTTGCAAGATCAAAGAAATAGTTTGAAGGAAccataatgaattaattatagcaCGTCACTTCAGAAGAGTTTGTACCAGACTGAGAGCTGTTGTTCCAAGAAGCAGCAAGTACACCTTCCCctgcaaaatttaaaaagaaatgaaaaatggcAAAAAGCATGAAACATGACATATCGCTTCATGTGCTTGTCATAGTGTTCACACCCAAACAAATAATTCTAGCTGACAGAATATGACGTGGTGACCATTAAAGTAAGCGATTTCTTTCTTGTATGCTAAATAcataaaacttttgaaatgggAGATTAAGAAGACAGCCGGTTAAATTGTACTAGACAAAGTTGAAGCATTTACCTCAACAAGACGGAGATTAGAAGCACGACTGAGCAGCACAAATGCAAATTCCCCTATTTGTGCCAAAGACATCCCAACCTACATGGCGCAGAAACCAGAGCTCAGTTGTAATGAACACATCTATCggcaaattataaaatgtgaTATAAACAAGTTAGCTCTTACAAGAACTGAAATTTTGTTGCTGTAGCCAAATCCCTTGACAACCAAAGAAATTACAGCAGTTTTAACAATGACCACCAGTATAACTGATGCCAGCAAGATGTCAACATGATTCCACAGAAAATGAACATGGATCAGCATCCCAATGCTAGCCAGGAAAAGAGCGGCAAATAGGTTGCGTATAGGTTCAACCTGcaacaacaataaaagaagACCCATGTGGAACCACGAAACACAAATTACCACAAGACGTCATGTTGTTCAGGGAAATATACCTGGAAAAACCTGATTCCATAAGTGCAAATACACAACATGAATCTAGTTAGTTTTGTCTCTACAATGAAAGAAGTGCTAAAAGTAATCTTACTTGTTCAAGCGTATGCTGAGCAAGATCAGTTGTTGATATCATCACTCCCGCAGCGAATGAACCCAATTCAAGACTAAGGCCAAGCTTGTCACTACACTGAAACCATATACATCGTTAGATATTTGGTTCAGTGAATATAAAGAGCCCATTCATCAGACACTGGACATATGGAATTATTTGAAGCAGAAGGGAAAATGTTCTTCTGTACAATGTAGACACGAACAGCACAAAAGCACACACACCATGCGCacatatatgtgtgtgcgCATTTAGAcactaaaataattcaaagagATTTGAACAAATGGAAATGACACCAACCCAGGCTACGAGTAGACAAAATGCAACTGAGGCCAATTGATAAAGTTCATTGGTCTGCGAAAGAAGACAAATATAGCACAGTAAGTTATGACCAATTAAAGCGTCCTGTTCACACTAGCTCAAGACAGACATTAtctctttaaaattatgtCAGTTGACTCTagaaaacaaagcaaaagGAAACACAAAAAACCTGAGAAAACAAAACCTTACCTGAGATGACAAACTTATCATAAGTTTCAGGAACCAAGGCACACAGGTCCGCGACATAATCGATAAAACTGCCAAGAAAGCCAGCAATACCACCAACCTGGCTGATAGATTAATCAGTGTGATGCTTAACAAGTTGATATAATGCTTAAGAAGTAGATTAATTAGTCTGTCAACTTGTTCAAAGCAGCTAGAAAAGTttctttttgaagaaaatgcaTATTCCTTCAAGGAACCACTACATGATTTGCATTCATCTTCACATGTTTCTGGGGAAGGTCCTATTCTTCATAGCATGCCAAATCATGAGTGAATGGATAAGGAAAATTTTGAGACATGCTAAAGCTCtcaaaaaactgaaaaagaacaaaCCCTTTCACTATGAACTCAAGCGTGcaagacaagaaaagaaacaaaataccatagatttttcttttattgacCCAAAACCAAAAGtaactaaacaaaataaaagctGATAAACAAAGATTCTCCGTTGTATCCAAATTCTAAGGGTTAACTGAATTCTTTTGAAACTCNNNNNNNNNNTACTTTTAAAGAAAGCCAAAAAAGTTTTCCCTTGTTCAAGGAAATCCAGACTGcaagaaatgaaaagtaaCAAATAAAGCCAATTCTTGTCTTGTAATTTTCAGTGCCTGTTCCAGACAACCAGCAAGCCAATATTGTAGAAATTGAACCTACGATTTAGTCATGGACATTACTCCCTGCATAACACCTGAAGTTCCACCCAGCACTGGAAGCAGGGCAAATAGTAAGCCCACGGCACAGTCCTGAAAATGCAATGTCCAAACATTTTTTAAGATCGCTTACGCATTTTGGACAATATATGCTGATCATTTGTAAAGAAGCATGAAACATAGAACTCAAGAGTCTACAAAATATGAACCCAAAAGCCTGTCTTTTCCATTGAAGCCTTTGGCAATGCcgaacaaagaaaaatggaaattatctattttttgaaagtGGTGGTGTGTCTTATTttccattaaaattttaaatcaaagttTACTGATAACAGAACAGTTCCAAGacagttaaaaatataaaagaagaataagatTCAATACCTGCAAAATGAGAGTGCCAATGGTAACTTGACCATGAAGAGCATTTGTACTGTTTCTCTCcatcaaaaatttatatacctGGAAATTGAAAGTTGGAACATTAAGAGAAACTCTTAACAATCCTGTTAGAAGCAAAAATAAACTGTGCAATAAATGCTCCGAGCATACCACTGCTGTGGATGACATGGATAGAAATGCACCAACAAATACCCCCTCAGATGCATTACCACCACACAGCTGCAAATAATCAGGTGACTATTAGAGCAAACATTACCACCACATTATAGAAAGTGAAGCTCTGCTGTGATTTCTACAATCTATGTAATGAACTCCCACCCTGGACTCGATTAACTTTTTTCTATATTGAGGGGGGGGGGAGGTTAGCCATAATATAATCATGCGCACCGATGCTATAACTCCACACAGGCACATAAAAAGGAGAATTTGAAGTAAGCCTCCAAGAACTGCAACAGCACGAACAACTCGAAGCTGTAGAATcataaatgattattaatttatagcaATCAGCACACCTAATTTACATAATAGGAAAAATGGGGTGAACAATTCGTCATTCTGAAAGAGCATAAAACAGAAGCTAACCTTTGTAGTGGAAAATTCCAGGCCCAAagcaaaaagaaggaaaattacaccaaactgAGCCACTGTTTCAACCTACATACAAAAGCAACATTAGGATTAGAAAAGCAAATGCAAtgtttatattcatataatgAAATATAGATGCCAAGtggatccaatccaattcTACACAAGTTGTCAATTCTATCATTTTAGTTTCGTTATTAACTTATTTCAACATTGCAGGTCGTCTATCATTTAAAGCATAATCTTCTTCAATTTGTCCTCACTAAATGACCCTGCTAAACTAGTTCTACCTAAACCTGCTAAATTTGGAGTTAGAAACAGAAGCAGCCCCATATTACCTTTTCATTGCAACATCAAGCATGGAGGAAGCATATCATGCCAATTATCAGCATAAAAGGCattaaaatcttatttaaattttggaacAAACTTGATGATATTTGAACTCTAAATCAGACTAAGGCCAGTTACAAGCTTCAAAGCATACTAATgcacaagaaaacaaattttggCACATGTACAACTATAAAATAGCACTAGACATTAAGAATCAACTTTAGACAGCTACATACTTGCACCATTTCACTGACAACATTAAACCCTCCAGGTCCAACAACTGATCCTGCTAATAAGTATCCAGTAATTACCTGCAAGACATTTCTGGAATCAGAGAAGAGAAAAGCTGAAAACAATTAGCATACATTGAGAGGACAGGCCAAAGAAAGAGATCAGACCGGTTGTCCAGCACAAGCAAAAGCAATTCCACCACAGGTTGCAGACACAATGACAACAACCAGATCTGATATGAGCCTAAAGAATCACCATGTCAGGCAGACTAGAACTGGAGATATAAGACTGAGGCCATCATAAACTGGTAACTGTACCTCAAGTCTAACTGCAACACTGGAAATTtagatttgaaatttgatatgataaaCACATTATCCTGTCgaaacataaaatttcaatttgttaACCACTCACAACAGCAacatttaaacaaaaaaaaaatcggaATAGTTTCACATattgatttctcttttttcttcttcttctgatcATAGAAAGGAATACTGAAAGAAAAGCACTACAGAAAACAATCACAAGAACGCAAAATAAAAGGGGCAGGCATTGTTTATTACCTTTCTATCAATCAATGTAGGTGTCTCTTCAGCTCCATTGTCATTATCCAGATTAAAAACATGATGAAGTTTAAACGATCTAGAGTTATATGCAAAATGAAGCATATGAGTAACACAGGGGTGGCTGTTATTGACAAGTGAATATGTCTGAGAAATTTGTGTAATGAATGACACAAATACTTACTTCTCCTCCTTTGTTTCATTCTTCTTTGTCTTTACTCTAGCGACTGTTTCCAATACTGCCTGATCATGGGAAACTAAGTAAGAATACAGCTAAAGTTATGACCCGTCCAGCATTTATCAGAAAGGCAAGAAGAAGCTAAGAAACATGCAAGTCAAGCTTCctggaaaagaaaaactaaagcTGCTAACCCAATTCAACAATGTCTTATCCTAGGCAACAGGTTCTAAAGAAACTTCAATAAATGACCACTTCGGTTCATAGTCATTCTCAAATCTCAAACTACACTGATCATTGCATCTAAAATCTATCCAGTCACTTATGTAAGATAACCCATACAGAAATGATGTAGCAACAGTATCAAAAGAGTTGAGAAAGTGCAATGTGACAAACCTGTTGCTCCGCGACACTATTGTTGAAGCTACCAGCATCATTTGCTGCCAATTCaagtcaaatttaattttgaagaaaataaactgACAATCAAACAGTATATCACCATCCATATGTTGTTATAGAAAAGTCGcaacaaacaacaaattatCCACATCTAGCCATAAAAGTAAACAAGAACATGCTATTTCAGCACACACCTAAACAGGAAAATGCTCATGAATCCTCAAAGCACCCTAATaaagaaaacttaaaaatgaGTCTCAGTGCTTTCGGGATTCGCATATCTCACAGTTTTCAGGATTTGCTCTGTGCCTAAAACCAGCAGTGTTCATAAATTACTCAAAACAACTCACTAATTAAACCTAAGTCCATTATTGGAATCTTAAGCCATCAAAAGCAAATCCAATAACCTCTCACCAAACTGAGAAAAATTAGTTTATCATTTCGCCTACAGTTCAACCTAGCAAAGCTCAATCCGACACACTAATCCAGCACATTTTAACTCACATTGTAGTATATGACACCAATGAAGAAGAGGAGAACTTACTGTGACAGCACGACCGCAATTTCTAATTCGTAAAACCCAATAAACCTAAATTTACTCCCCGGTCAAACACAACATAACCAGCAAACAACAACCACAAAAGTTAACCAAGCTAAGTAAAGGCAATACGCAAGTTGAGATCTAAGAAAACCTTCGTTCTGATCCTCATTCTCGGTGAATTCCTTCTCTAGGGCCCGATCGATCATATCAGCAAAGGT encodes:
- the LOC105176122 gene encoding K(+) efflux antiporter 6 isoform X2 — its product is MSRLSAAVVVLFVALTAIAAPFSASADSQLVGHGAVSAANATLAESSGNKTRPKEDTFADMIDRALEKEFTENEDQNEANDAGSFNNSVAEQQAVLETVARVKTKKNETKEEKSFKLHHVFNLDNDNGAEETPTLIDRKDNVFIISNFKSKFPVLQLDLRLISDLVVVIVSATCGGIAFACAGQPVITGYLLAGSVVGPGGFNVVSEMVQVETVAQFGVIFLLFALGLEFSTTKLRVVRAVAVLGGLLQILLFMCLCGVIASLCGGNASEGVFVGAFLSMSSTAVVYKFLMERNSTNALHGQVTIGTLILQDCAVGLLFALLPVLGGTSGVMQGVMSMTKSLVVLLAFLAVLSIMSRTCVPWFLKLMISLSSQCSDKLGLSLELGSFAAGVMISTTDLAQHTLEQVEPIRNLFAALFLASIGMLIHVHFLWNHVDILLASVILVVIVKTAVISLVVKGFGYSNKISVLVGMSLAQIGEFAFVLLSRASNLRLVEGKVYLLLLGTTALSLVTTPLLFKLIPAVVHLGVLLRWFSPDSQTELGFRGENLRTDSAKQRIALISKDLLLHEG
- the LOC105176122 gene encoding K(+) efflux antiporter 6 isoform X1; this translates as MSRLSAAVVVLFVALTAIAAPFSASADSQLVGHGAVSAANATLAESSGNKTRPKEDTFADMIDRALEKEFTENEDQNEANDAGSFNNSVAEQQAVLETVARVKTKKNETKEEKSFKLHHVFNLDNDNGAEETPTLIDRKDNVFIISNFKSKFPVLQLDLRLISDLVVVIVSATCGGIAFACAGQPVITGYLLAGSVVGPGGFNVVSEMVQVETVAQFGVIFLLFALGLEFSTTKLRVVRAVAVLGGLLQILLFMCLCGVIASLCGGNASEGVFVGAFLSMSSTAVVYKFLMERNSTNALHGQVTIGTLILQDCAVGLLFALLPVLGGTSGVMQGVMSMTKSLVVLLAFLAVLSIMSRTCVPWFLKLMISLSSQTNELYQLASVAFCLLVAWCSDKLGLSLELGSFAAGVMISTTDLAQHTLEQVEPIRNLFAALFLASIGMLIHVHFLWNHVDILLASVILVVIVKTAVISLVVKGFGYSNKISVLVGMSLAQIGEFAFVLLSRASNLRLVEGKVYLLLLGTTALSLVTTPLLFKLIPAVVHLGVLLRWFSPDSQTELGFRGENLRTDSAKQRIALISKDLLLHEG